One window of Sphingomonas paeninsulae genomic DNA carries:
- a CDS encoding helix-turn-helix domain-containing protein codes for MSNLAARTNSDDLERKKLGDRLREARKYLGLKQDEVASYLKIPRTALTDIENGQRRVEAIELTHLARLYRQSVGYFTGEDEVSASLPVDVAHLARRVADLSAPDRQELSRFAEYLRTRTAVGQG; via the coding sequence ATGAGCAATTTGGCAGCCCGGACCAACAGTGACGATTTGGAGCGAAAAAAGCTGGGCGATCGTTTGAGGGAGGCCCGAAAATATCTCGGGCTTAAACAGGATGAAGTGGCATCCTATCTTAAAATTCCGCGCACCGCCCTTACCGATATTGAAAATGGACAACGTCGGGTCGAAGCAATCGAGTTAACGCACCTTGCACGATTATATCGCCAATCTGTTGGCTATTTCACGGGCGAAGATGAGGTGTCGGCATCACTGCCAGTGGATGTGGCGCATTTGGCGCGCCGCGTAGCAGACCTTTCAGCGCCTGATCGTCAAGAATTGAGCCGATTTGCGGAGTATCTCCGTACGCGAACAGCCGTGGGCCAAGGCTGA
- the rlxS gene encoding relaxase/mobilization nuclease RlxS (I built this because a sul1 chimera in AMR looks like the C-terminus.): protein MADDDDSFEPHLGRQRSLGGKRSRSALGRILRSTNLARGGGPGLASSRTFTGSRIGRGGGTGRVLARRGDGAAFGRRRVIVKARIVKLAGRGVSAAAAHLRYLQRDGTTREGEPGTLYGRDSDAIDGAEFRARGNGDRHQFRFIVSAEDGSDYDDLKPLTRRLMERAEEDLGTRLDWVAVDHFNTGHPHSHIVVRGVDERGKDLVIAREYLTGGLRERAAELVDLDLGPRSAREIEIALRAEVTQERLTSIDRALLRGIGEDRVVAASGRDGFDQAIRTGRLNRLAEMDLAEPIGAGRYRLAEGLDDTLRGMGERGDIIRMMQRDFTRVHLNRPMADRVIYDPASSEAQPLVGRMVARGFADEFNDRHYLIVDATDGRSHYVAIGKGENLEQLATGAIVRIDPLSAAVRAVDRTIAEVAAANGGHYDIDAHLRHDPGATEAFAETHVRRLEAMRRGGGGVTRDASGQWTIAPDHLDRVRSWQTDRLRDRPVGIKVLSPVPLDRLHDADAATWLDREAVANDPVPLREAGFGQDVRDTQARRRQWLIAQGLGDEMAGAAGPAGGLLATLQRRELLRVSGQLADELQRPFSESAEGTRVEGIYRKPVDLVSGRFAVIERSRDFTLVPWRPVLEQQLGKPLSGVMRGDGISWTIGRGRSGPIIS, encoded by the coding sequence ATGGCTGACGACGACGATAGTTTCGAGCCGCATCTCGGACGGCAAAGATCGCTCGGCGGAAAGCGGTCGCGCAGCGCGCTCGGGCGCATTCTCAGGAGCACCAATCTCGCGCGTGGCGGCGGGCCCGGTCTAGCATCGTCGCGCACGTTCACCGGCAGCCGGATCGGACGCGGCGGCGGCACCGGGCGCGTGCTGGCCAGGCGCGGTGACGGGGCGGCATTCGGGCGGCGGCGCGTTATCGTCAAGGCGCGCATCGTCAAGCTCGCGGGCAGGGGTGTCAGCGCAGCGGCGGCACACCTGCGCTATCTCCAGCGCGACGGCACGACCCGCGAAGGCGAACCCGGCACATTGTACGGGCGTGACAGCGATGCGATCGATGGCGCTGAATTCCGTGCGCGCGGTAATGGTGACCGGCACCAGTTCCGCTTTATCGTTTCAGCTGAAGACGGTTCTGACTATGACGACCTCAAACCGCTGACGCGGCGCCTGATGGAGCGCGCCGAGGAAGACCTCGGCACCAGGCTCGACTGGGTCGCGGTCGATCACTTTAACACCGGCCATCCGCACAGCCATATCGTCGTCCGCGGCGTCGACGAACGCGGGAAGGATCTGGTCATCGCCCGCGAGTATCTGACCGGAGGATTGCGCGAGCGCGCCGCCGAGCTCGTCGATCTCGACCTGGGGCCGCGATCGGCGCGCGAGATCGAGATCGCGCTACGCGCCGAAGTCACGCAGGAACGGCTGACCTCGATCGATCGCGCGCTGCTCCGCGGGATCGGCGAGGATCGTGTCGTTGCGGCAAGCGGTCGTGACGGCTTCGACCAGGCGATCCGGACCGGACGGTTGAATAGACTCGCGGAGATGGATCTCGCCGAACCGATCGGGGCAGGGCGCTACCGCCTCGCCGAAGGGCTCGACGATACGCTGCGCGGGATGGGCGAGCGCGGCGACATTATTCGCATGATGCAGCGCGACTTTACCCGCGTGCATTTAAACCGTCCGATGGCCGACCGCGTCATTTACGACCCCGCTTCGAGCGAGGCGCAACCATTGGTCGGGCGGATGGTGGCACGCGGCTTCGCCGACGAGTTCAACGACCGCCATTATCTGATCGTCGATGCGACCGACGGGCGCAGTCATTATGTCGCGATCGGCAAGGGCGAGAACCTCGAACAGCTGGCGACCGGCGCGATCGTCCGGATCGATCCGCTGAGCGCGGCCGTACGCGCCGTCGATCGAACGATTGCCGAGGTCGCTGCCGCCAATGGCGGTCACTACGACATCGACGCGCATTTGCGCCATGATCCGGGTGCGACCGAAGCGTTTGCCGAGACGCATGTCCGGCGGCTCGAAGCGATGCGCCGGGGCGGGGGCGGCGTCACCCGTGATGCCTCTGGGCAATGGACGATCGCGCCAGACCATCTTGATCGGGTGCGAAGCTGGCAAACCGACCGTCTGCGCGACCGCCCGGTCGGGATCAAAGTCCTGTCGCCCGTACCGCTCGACCGGCTGCATGATGCCGATGCCGCAACCTGGCTCGATCGCGAGGCCGTCGCGAATGACCCCGTGCCTTTGCGCGAGGCCGGCTTCGGGCAGGACGTTCGCGACACGCAGGCGCGCCGTCGCCAGTGGCTGATCGCACAGGGGCTGGGGGATGAAATGGCTGGCGCGGCGGGTCCCGCCGGTGGCCTGCTGGCGACCCTCCAGCGCCGTGAATTGCTGCGCGTGTCCGGCCAGCTTGCCGACGAACTGCAGCGCCCGTTTTCGGAAAGCGCAGAGGGGACCCGCGTCGAAGGCATCTATCGCAAACCGGTCGATCTCGTCAGCGGCCGGTTCGCCGTCATCGAACGGTCGCGCGACTTCACTTTAGTGCCGTGGCGGCCTGTGCTCGAACAGCAGCTTGGCAAACCCTTGTCGGGCGTCATGCGGGGCGACGGCATCAGCTGGACGATTGGGCGCGGTCGGTCCGGACCCATTATTTCGTAA
- a CDS encoding lytic transglycosylase domain-containing protein, with product MGALKGGMVIAIAIFVTRAEADPIDRWQPIIAEASLRFGIPTPWIARVMRAESGGNTMLDGRPTVSRAGALGLMQLMPATWNEMRTGLALGLDPHDPHDNIIAGTAYLRAMFDRFGYPGLFAAYNAGPGRYAAYLRGAGTLPGETRAYLAEVAGDRTVVPQNEQPTPVNTLFAVRNDRPDRRSGPLAATQQDMLFVTLPPH from the coding sequence ATGGGTGCGCTGAAAGGTGGCATGGTCATCGCGATAGCGATCTTCGTCACCCGGGCGGAGGCCGATCCTATCGACCGGTGGCAGCCGATCATCGCCGAGGCCTCGCTGCGGTTCGGCATTCCGACGCCGTGGATTGCCCGCGTCATGCGCGCCGAAAGCGGCGGCAACACCATGCTGGACGGACGCCCAACGGTATCGCGCGCCGGGGCGCTGGGGCTGATGCAGCTGATGCCCGCGACCTGGAACGAGATGCGGACTGGTTTGGCGCTCGGGCTCGATCCACATGATCCGCACGACAATATCATCGCGGGCACCGCCTATCTGCGCGCAATGTTTGACCGCTTCGGCTACCCCGGATTGTTCGCGGCCTATAATGCCGGGCCGGGGCGCTATGCCGCCTATCTCAGGGGCGCGGGCACGCTCCCGGGCGAAACGCGGGCCTATCTGGCCGAGGTGGCTGGAGACCGAACTGTCGTTCCGCAGAACGAGCAACCGACACCGGTAAATACCCTGTTTGCCGTGCGAAATGACCGGCCAGACCGCCGTTCCGGCCCGCTTGCCGCGACACAACAAGACATGCTTTTTGTGACCTTGCCGCCGCATTGA
- a CDS encoding S26 family signal peptidase gives MIGIGLGIAAVVATIVDHPRPRLVWNASASAPVGLYAVTAITTPRRGDLVIAWPPSTMRDLAARRHYLPRGVPLVKRIVAVSGDRICAGGDAISIDDRLVAIRRSRDAQGRSMPQWTGCITLHRGTVFLLMTKAAGSFDGRYFGPTGPQDLIGKATPLWVR, from the coding sequence GTGATCGGCATCGGTCTTGGCATCGCCGCCGTCGTGGCCACGATCGTCGATCACCCGCGCCCGCGACTGGTCTGGAATGCCAGCGCCAGCGCTCCTGTCGGTCTCTATGCCGTCACCGCGATCACCACGCCCAGACGCGGCGACTTGGTCATCGCGTGGCCACCTTCGACGATGCGCGATCTTGCTGCGCGACGACACTATCTGCCACGCGGGGTGCCGCTGGTGAAGCGCATCGTTGCCGTTTCGGGTGACCGGATTTGCGCCGGGGGAGATGCGATCAGCATCGATGACCGGTTGGTGGCGATCCGGCGCAGTCGTGATGCACAAGGACGTTCCATGCCGCAGTGGACCGGCTGCATCACTCTGCACCGGGGCACTGTGTTCCTGCTGATGACGAAGGCGGCAGGCTCGTTCGACGGACGCTATTTCGGGCCCACCGGTCCCCAAGACCTCATCGGAAAGGCGACACCGTTATGGGTGCGCTGA
- a CDS encoding helix-turn-helix transcriptional regulator — protein sequence METDDTAVRAQKARETCPFLTAKQTAYHLGIAYLTLKSMRERGRGPRCRLHGTTWRYHIDDIEAWSKAHMRGGQHG from the coding sequence ATGGAGACTGACGACACCGCCGTGCGCGCGCAGAAGGCGCGCGAAACCTGCCCGTTCCTCACCGCAAAACAGACCGCGTACCATCTCGGCATCGCCTATCTGACGCTCAAGAGCATGCGTGAGCGCGGACGGGGCCCTCGCTGCCGGTTGCACGGCACGACGTGGCGCTATCATATCGACGATATCGAGGCGTGGTCGAAGGCGCATATGCGTGGTGGCCAGCATGGCTGA
- a CDS encoding DUF736 domain-containing protein, with product MPAIGYVTREGNAYKGQLKTLSIRTEIEIVPNPRKSGDTQPDYRVSAGGVEVGAGWLRRGELSGKDYVSLSLAAPEFGPRRLYANLGRAAGQDDDDAFAIIWNPAD from the coding sequence ATGCCCGCAATCGGTTATGTGACCCGCGAAGGAAATGCCTACAAGGGCCAGCTCAAGACGCTCTCGATCCGCACGGAGATCGAGATCGTTCCCAACCCCCGCAAATCGGGCGATACCCAGCCCGACTATCGCGTGTCGGCAGGTGGTGTCGAGGTCGGCGCAGGCTGGCTGCGGCGCGGCGAACTGAGCGGCAAGGACTATGTCTCGCTGTCGCTCGCCGCCCCCGAATTCGGCCCCCGGCGGCTCTACGCCAACCTCGGTCGCGCTGCCGGCCAGGATGACGACGATGCCTTCGCGATCATCTGGAACCCCGCTGACTGA
- a CDS encoding ParB/RepB/Spo0J family partition protein yields the protein MKLQFIPLDKLSVSKTNMRYGKKAPDVSDILPTVRSRGVLQPIIVRPNCAPDGYEIVAGSRRFHAAKIVEAERVTGLDGGTDDTETAVLPCAILDDGDDADAVEASMIENMARLDPDEVTRWEVFTRLVKEGRSVEDIGVTFGLPDLAIRRVLALGNLLPRIRDLYRKQEIDAATVRHLTMASKSQQKAWLALADDDNAYLPTGYQLKSWLCGGASIPVKYALFDVEARGLATVADLFGEDRYFADPEAFWPCQNDAIEMRRATLIEDGWADAIIIPPSAHFSTWEYEKAGKRKGGRVYIAVRSTGEVTIHEGYISRKEAQRIAKGGDNGTAPKVVRPEMTITMKTYVDLHRHAAVRAALTAYTGVALRLMLAHVIAGSPLWTVRTEPQRTGNDDVRDSLDNAPAEAEFDQRRRAVLAVLGFDEDAPTVTGGNGDDTLVALFHRLTDLPDALVVEIIAIVMGETLASGSEAVEAVGLHLGVDMARYWRADAAFLDLLRDRQVLTRIVAEVAGETVATANAGEKTKTLKRIVHDHLDGENGRDPVTGWLPRWMTFPPTAYTARGAPTTVAANEVAQIEPRDTGWRMRATTTPIPPLPLARSRCATMMTTAIQCRWQRKPEGERQTPLPIFSHVKICRAAAASVDGAATKEIVSWPTVFQSLVALAVILPKTSAAKSSMSSSIRGCRSNGTVPISTSPNSPTTARSHCLRTKWHGGDWTTSKAFVSSMACRSCAGRAATPVSSDPNARCSPAAAT from the coding sequence ATGAAACTACAATTTATTCCGCTCGACAAGCTGTCTGTCAGCAAAACCAATATGCGCTACGGCAAGAAAGCACCCGACGTATCCGATATCTTGCCGACCGTGCGGTCGCGCGGCGTTCTCCAGCCGATCATTGTGCGTCCGAACTGTGCGCCCGACGGCTATGAAATCGTCGCCGGAAGCCGCCGTTTTCATGCCGCCAAAATCGTCGAGGCCGAACGCGTGACCGGCCTCGATGGCGGCACCGACGACACCGAAACCGCCGTCCTGCCGTGTGCAATCCTCGACGACGGTGACGATGCCGACGCCGTCGAGGCGTCGATGATCGAGAACATGGCGCGGCTCGATCCCGACGAGGTCACCCGCTGGGAAGTCTTCACCCGACTGGTCAAGGAAGGCCGCAGCGTCGAGGACATCGGCGTGACCTTCGGTCTGCCCGACCTCGCCATCCGGCGCGTTCTGGCACTCGGCAACCTGTTGCCGCGCATCCGCGATCTGTATCGGAAACAGGAGATCGACGCAGCCACCGTCCGGCATCTGACGATGGCGAGCAAGAGCCAGCAAAAGGCGTGGCTGGCGCTCGCCGACGACGATAATGCCTATCTGCCGACCGGCTATCAGTTGAAATCGTGGCTGTGCGGCGGCGCATCGATTCCGGTCAAATATGCGCTGTTCGACGTTGAGGCGCGCGGGCTGGCGACCGTCGCCGACCTGTTCGGCGAGGACCGCTATTTTGCCGACCCGGAGGCTTTCTGGCCATGCCAGAACGACGCTATCGAGATGCGCCGCGCGACGCTGATCGAGGATGGCTGGGCCGATGCGATCATCATCCCGCCATCGGCACATTTCTCGACATGGGAATATGAAAAGGCCGGAAAACGGAAAGGCGGGCGCGTCTATATCGCGGTGCGCTCGACCGGCGAGGTGACGATCCACGAAGGCTATATTTCGCGGAAAGAGGCGCAGCGGATCGCCAAAGGCGGGGATAACGGCACCGCTCCCAAGGTCGTGCGCCCCGAAATGACGATCACGATGAAAACCTATGTCGATCTGCATCGCCACGCCGCCGTGCGCGCCGCACTGACCGCGTATACCGGCGTCGCGCTGCGATTGATGCTCGCCCATGTCATCGCCGGATCGCCGCTGTGGACGGTGCGGACCGAGCCGCAGCGGACCGGCAATGACGATGTCCGCGACAGCCTCGACAATGCACCCGCGGAGGCCGAATTCGACCAGCGCCGCCGTGCGGTTCTGGCGGTGCTCGGCTTTGACGAAGATGCCCCGACGGTGACCGGCGGCAACGGTGACGACACGCTCGTCGCGCTGTTTCACCGCCTGACCGATCTTCCCGACGCGCTCGTCGTCGAGATCATCGCCATCGTCATGGGCGAAACTTTGGCGAGCGGCAGCGAGGCGGTCGAGGCGGTCGGGCTTCACCTTGGCGTCGATATGGCGCGCTACTGGCGCGCGGATGCGGCATTTCTCGACCTGCTACGCGATAGGCAAGTGCTGACGCGGATCGTCGCCGAGGTTGCAGGCGAAACCGTTGCAACAGCTAATGCGGGTGAGAAAACCAAGACGCTCAAACGCATCGTCCACGACCATCTCGACGGCGAGAACGGGCGTGATCCCGTGACCGGGTGGTTGCCGCGCTGGATGACCTTCCCGCCGACCGCCTACACCGCGCGCGGTGCCCCAACGACCGTTGCAGCGAATGAAGTGGCACAGATCGAGCCGCGCGATACCGGGTGGAGAATGAGGGCGACGACGACCCCGATCCCGCCGCTCCCGCTGGCGCGGTCGCGCTGTGCGACGATGATGACGACGGCGATCCAGTGCCGCTGGCAGCGTAAACCTGAGGGGGAGCGGCAGACGCCGCTCCCCATTTTTTCCCACGTTAAAATCTGCCGCGCCGCCGCCGCAAGCGTCGACGGCGCGGCGACCAAGGAGATAGTATCATGGCCGACCGTGTTTCAGTCTCTTGTCGCATTGGCGGTGATCTTGCCGAAAACCAGCGCCGCAAAATCGTCGATGTCATCGTCGATCAGGGGCTGTCGCTCGAATGGGACGGTCCCGATTTCGACTTCACCCAATTCCCCGACGACGGCCCGCTCACACTGTTTGCGCACGAAGTGGCATGGGGGCGATTGGACGACCTCGAAGGCTTTTGTATCGAGCATGGCTTGCCGTTCGTGCGCTGGGCGGGCGGCTACCCCGGTCAGTTCGGACCCGAACGCGCGGTGTTCACCGGCAGCGGCGACGTGA
- a CDS encoding DUF2958 domain-containing protein, which yields MKLLTPALAFDLRMNGAAAARGAPGHDPAPLAKLFNPMGAATWLVTELDADGDTLFGLADLGFGCPEMGSFSLSEIEGTRLPFGLCIERDLFFTSTEPLSVWADSARRAGSIMGAAALLADASRAVP from the coding sequence ATGAAACTGCTGACCCCCGCACTCGCCTTCGACCTGCGCATGAACGGGGCCGCCGCCGCGCGTGGTGCTCCGGGCCACGACCCCGCCCCGCTCGCCAAACTGTTCAATCCAATGGGCGCGGCGACATGGCTCGTCACCGAACTCGACGCCGACGGCGACACGCTATTCGGTCTGGCCGACTTGGGTTTTGGCTGTCCCGAGATGGGCAGTTTCAGCCTTTCGGAAATCGAGGGCACTCGCCTGCCGTTCGGGCTGTGCATCGAGCGCGATCTTTTTTTCACGAGCACGGAGCCGCTGTCAGTCTGGGCCGACAGCGCGCGCCGTGCCGGTTCGATCATGGGGGCTGCTGCGCTGCTGGCCGATGCCAGCCGTGCCGTACCCTGA
- a CDS encoding ArdC family protein, producing MDQITTLGTGGQRASEATPRTNAHGDSPSPGRPPARNRRSSRRRADALQDAAPEAIRTNLYDAVTAQIIADLESGRVPWVQPWGQAGGTGPALPRNALTARRYSGVNILILWGAVIENGYPSQSWLTFKQALEAGGSVRKGERGTTVVYADRFVSESEKARAVESGGDAKAVSFLKRFTVFNVAQCEGLRSGLAPDPAPLPEREIVPVAESVIAASGVDFRIGGPRAFYVPSHDFVQVPPQPAFYDQVNYYRTCLHELTHATGHDSRLDRSFAGGFGSKDYAREELIAEMGSAFLCASLGIVPTVRHVDYIAAWLDVLREDNRAIFRAASAATKAADWLLARHEAAQNADPDADADGDGDGEIEIDTHSDSEDAAQNEGAGA from the coding sequence ATGGATCAGATCACCACCCTTGGCACCGGCGGACAGCGTGCGAGCGAAGCGACTCCGCGTACCAATGCGCACGGCGACAGCCCGTCGCCGGGGCGACCACCCGCGCGCAATCGGCGGTCGTCGCGCAGGCGGGCCGATGCGTTGCAGGACGCCGCACCCGAAGCGATCCGCACCAATCTTTATGATGCCGTCACCGCGCAGATCATCGCCGATCTCGAATCCGGGCGCGTGCCGTGGGTGCAGCCTTGGGGACAGGCGGGCGGCACCGGTCCCGCCCTCCCGCGCAATGCGCTGACCGCGCGGCGCTATTCGGGGGTCAATATCCTCATTCTGTGGGGGGCTGTGATCGAAAACGGATACCCGTCGCAAAGCTGGCTGACCTTCAAGCAGGCGCTCGAAGCGGGTGGGTCGGTGCGCAAGGGCGAACGCGGTACCACCGTCGTTTATGCCGACCGCTTCGTTTCCGAGAGTGAAAAGGCGCGCGCGGTCGAAAGCGGCGGTGATGCCAAGGCAGTGTCGTTCCTTAAGCGCTTCACCGTGTTCAACGTCGCGCAGTGCGAAGGACTGCGGTCGGGGCTTGCGCCTGACCCGGCCCCCTTGCCCGAGCGTGAGATCGTGCCCGTTGCCGAAAGCGTCATTGCCGCCAGCGGCGTCGATTTTCGTATCGGCGGACCCCGCGCTTTTTACGTGCCGTCACACGATTTCGTGCAGGTGCCGCCGCAACCGGCGTTCTACGATCAGGTCAATTATTACCGGACCTGTCTGCACGAACTGACCCACGCCACTGGCCACGACTCGCGGCTCGACCGCTCGTTTGCGGGCGGCTTTGGCAGCAAGGACTATGCGCGCGAGGAACTGATCGCCGAAATGGGATCGGCGTTCCTGTGCGCGTCGCTCGGCATCGTACCGACCGTGCGCCATGTCGATTATATCGCGGCATGGCTCGACGTGTTGCGCGAAGACAATCGCGCGATCTTCCGTGCCGCCAGCGCCGCGACCAAGGCCGCCGACTGGCTGCTCGCGCGCCATGAAGCCGCCCAAAATGCCGATCCCGATGCCGATGCCGATGGCGATGGCGATGGCGAGATCGAGATCGACACCCACAGCGACAGCGAAGACGCTGCCCAGAATGAGGGAGCGGGAGCATGA
- a CDS encoding RNA polymerase sigma factor has translation MAEQNGPAVTNRVTLDDYEALPRPNRAVPVVRPHTPLAERDPLPPESDRVETPTSAGLGQLYREHSTRLRRYFMVRSSRVDADDLVQETFARLAGVTARTAVAIDQPRAYVNRIANNLITEQARFAARRSAALHVSDDDVQLTGVDPVALLESRDRLQRLERAMAAMKPATREIFMAHRLDGDTYRDIAARTGRSIKGIEKQMGKALYIINRAMRNG, from the coding sequence ATGGCGGAACAGAACGGACCAGCAGTCACCAACCGGGTGACGCTCGACGACTACGAGGCACTCCCGCGACCGAACCGCGCCGTCCCGGTCGTTAGGCCCCACACACCGCTTGCCGAGCGCGACCCTTTACCGCCCGAAAGCGACAGAGTGGAAACGCCGACCTCAGCAGGCCTCGGCCAGCTTTACCGCGAACACAGCACGCGGCTGCGACGGTATTTCATGGTACGCAGCTCTCGCGTCGATGCCGACGATCTCGTCCAGGAAACCTTCGCCCGTCTGGCGGGGGTAACGGCGCGGACAGCGGTCGCGATCGATCAGCCGCGCGCCTATGTGAACAGAATCGCCAACAATCTGATCACCGAGCAGGCGCGTTTTGCCGCGCGGCGTTCGGCCGCGCTGCATGTCAGCGATGACGACGTCCAGCTCACCGGGGTCGATCCGGTCGCGCTTCTCGAATCGCGGGATAGGCTGCAGCGGCTTGAAAGGGCTATGGCGGCCATGAAACCGGCGACTCGCGAGATTTTCATGGCGCATCGTCTCGATGGCGATACCTATCGCGACATTGCCGCGCGGACCGGGCGCAGTATCAAGGGTATCGAAAAACAGATGGGCAAGGCACTGTACATTATCAACCGCGCGATGCGGAACGGCTGA
- a CDS encoding FecR family protein produces MFGLGDRRARIAARWVARMANESAAFDRAAFERWRTDSPANARAFDEARTSWGLDLPVAATRYAYDRDEATHRGRSAHWPIRAAFAALVIALIGGIGMGWSGFGPIRRPAQTTNQVSQIATAPNEVRRFRLHDGSMVLLGAGSVLQIAIAPNMRSLTLRRGHARFDVAHDPNRPFQVHAGNGIVTAHGTIFDVRLLPQGVRVVLLRGAIDVERTLAARPTGDVRRLMPGQSLMVPVAGTLGPVQTAGRGDTRTVAMVSFDRTPLARAIALFNARNRVQIAFDGSRVQAPLVTGGFNITNPQGFADMLASMFDLALTYRSDGAILLTKKP; encoded by the coding sequence ATGTTCGGCCTCGGAGACCGGCGTGCGCGGATCGCGGCGCGATGGGTTGCGCGCATGGCCAATGAAAGCGCCGCCTTCGATCGCGCGGCGTTCGAGCGCTGGCGAACGGATAGCCCGGCCAATGCCCGTGCGTTCGATGAGGCCAGAACGAGCTGGGGTCTCGACCTGCCGGTCGCAGCGACGCGCTATGCCTATGACCGGGATGAAGCGACGCATCGAGGCCGGAGTGCACACTGGCCGATACGCGCGGCGTTCGCCGCGCTCGTCATCGCGCTGATCGGCGGGATCGGCATGGGATGGTCCGGTTTCGGACCGATACGCCGCCCCGCGCAAACGACCAACCAAGTCTCGCAAATCGCGACGGCACCGAATGAAGTGCGCCGGTTTCGCCTTCACGACGGTTCGATGGTGCTGCTCGGTGCCGGCTCGGTGCTCCAGATCGCTATTGCCCCCAACATGCGCAGCCTGACGCTTCGCCGTGGCCATGCGCGGTTCGACGTCGCGCATGATCCGAACCGGCCGTTTCAGGTCCACGCCGGCAACGGCATCGTCACCGCGCATGGTACGATCTTCGACGTGCGGCTGCTGCCACAGGGCGTGCGCGTCGTCCTGCTGCGCGGTGCGATCGACGTCGAGCGGACCCTGGCAGCAAGGCCGACCGGCGACGTGCGTCGCCTGATGCCGGGACAGAGCCTGATGGTGCCCGTTGCAGGAACGCTCGGACCGGTACAGACTGCGGGACGAGGGGATACCCGGACCGTAGCGATGGTCTCGTTCGACCGAACACCGCTCGCCCGGGCAATCGCGCTGTTCAATGCGCGCAACCGGGTCCAGATCGCTTTCGATGGCAGCCGTGTGCAGGCACCGCTGGTTACCGGCGGTTTCAACATCACCAATCCGCAAGGCTTTGCCGACATGCTCGCGTCGATGTTCGACCTCGCGCTTACGTACCGCAGCGACGGCGCGATTTTGCTGACCAAAAAACCTTGA